One genomic region from Mycoplasmopsis meleagridis encodes:
- the mnmE gene encoding tRNA uridine-5-carboxymethylaminomethyl(34) synthesis GTPase MnmE, with the protein MFNDTIAAISSGGKINQAISIIRISGPESVSIVKKLFTGKIGQNRQITYGNIVNNFDNNKLVDEVLIAWFIGNNTFTGEDTVEINCHGGIVITNRILELILANGARMALPGEFSRRAFLNGKMDLIKAEAINELIHATTLKQTEYAVKKFDGKTSELINNLVKELMFLIGQIEVNIDYPEYDDVENILNNNLLEKLENFSSKLNKIIDSSQNSRLIFEGIKVAILGKPNVGKSSILNCLLNEEKAIVTDEAGTTRDIIEASYQINGILFKLIDTAGIRKTDLKIEKIGIEKAFEQIRKADIIIHVFDPKQEENEFDKKVDLEALNLHKKLIKVINKTDLIDQKSYKKGNYVFISAIKKDIDNLKNELVNSFNLDNLTNDEFVNNARQLSLIIQAKNNIDEAINALKNGLDADLTIVDIRRAWANLVDISGRADNEDLLDEMFKNFCLGK; encoded by the coding sequence ATGTTTAACGATACAATAGCAGCTATAAGTTCGGGCGGAAAAATTAATCAAGCAATATCAATAATTAGAATAAGTGGTCCTGAAAGTGTCAGTATAGTAAAGAAACTTTTTACAGGGAAAATTGGACAAAATAGACAAATTACATATGGTAACATCGTCAATAATTTTGATAATAACAAGTTAGTTGATGAAGTTCTAATAGCTTGATTTATTGGAAATAATACTTTTACAGGCGAAGATACTGTAGAAATTAACTGTCATGGTGGAATTGTTATAACAAATAGAATTCTTGAATTGATTTTAGCTAATGGTGCAAGAATGGCTTTACCAGGCGAATTTAGCAGAAGAGCTTTTTTAAATGGCAAAATGGATTTAATTAAAGCTGAAGCAATTAATGAACTAATTCATGCAACTACTTTGAAACAAACAGAATATGCTGTTAAAAAATTTGACGGTAAAACGAGTGAATTAATTAATAATTTAGTAAAAGAATTGATGTTTTTAATAGGTCAAATTGAAGTAAATATTGATTATCCAGAATATGATGATGTAGAAAATATTTTAAATAATAATCTCTTAGAAAAATTAGAAAATTTTAGTAGTAAACTTAACAAAATAATTGATAGTAGTCAAAATTCTAGATTAATTTTTGAGGGAATTAAAGTAGCGATTTTAGGCAAGCCAAATGTAGGTAAATCTTCGATATTAAATTGTTTACTAAATGAAGAAAAAGCGATTGTAACTGATGAAGCTGGTACAACTAGAGATATTATAGAAGCTTCCTATCAAATTAATGGAATTTTGTTTAAATTAATTGATACAGCGGGAATAAGAAAAACAGATTTAAAAATTGAAAAAATTGGTATTGAAAAGGCTTTTGAACAAATAAGAAAAGCAGACATTATCATTCATGTTTTTGATCCAAAACAAGAGGAAAACGAATTTGATAAAAAAGTTGATCTAGAAGCTTTAAATCTGCATAAAAAATTAATTAAAGTTATTAATAAAACTGATTTGATTGATCAAAAGAGCTATAAAAAAGGCAATTACGTATTTATTAGTGCTATTAAAAAAGATATAGATAATTTAAAAAATGAATTAGTTAATTCTTTTAATTTAGATAATCTAACTAATGATGAATTTGTTAATAACGCAAGACAATTATCTTTAATTATTCAAGCTAAGAATAATATTGATGAAGCAATTAATGCTCTGAAAAATGGCTTAGATGCTGATTTAACTATTGTAGATATTAGACGCGCTTGAGCTAATTTAGTTGATATATCAGGAAGGGCAGATAACGAAGATTTATTAGATGAAATGTTTAAGAATTTTTGTTTAGGTAAATAA
- a CDS encoding TatD family hydrolase, with product MGIKFVDVHTHPLKEYYEDNYEVIERAHKKGLAAIFVTGCSLKENEEVKKICQKYDYTFAVLGVHPHEVKGKSDALFLEKQIDKNTYAIGEIGLDYFFRNEESYEEQLKIESIQKESFIAQIEVAKKYKLPVVIHMRDSYEDLYEIIKKYHNDVKFMIHTFSGDINWAKKFYELGCYFSFSGIATYKNAKKTIEVLEWMPIDRILTETDAPFLSPATKRGKLNYPNYVIHTVLYIAGIKKMSVEKTADQILKNTRELFKINVSRK from the coding sequence ATGGGCATAAAATTTGTCGATGTTCATACACATCCTTTAAAAGAATATTATGAAGATAATTATGAAGTTATTGAAAGAGCGCACAAGAAAGGTTTAGCAGCAATTTTTGTTACTGGATGTTCTTTAAAAGAGAATGAAGAAGTTAAAAAAATATGTCAAAAATATGATTATACTTTTGCAGTCTTAGGAGTTCATCCTCATGAAGTTAAAGGTAAAAGTGATGCTTTATTTTTAGAAAAACAAATTGACAAAAATACCTATGCAATAGGTGAAATAGGTTTAGATTATTTCTTTAGAAATGAAGAAAGTTATGAAGAGCAATTAAAAATTGAATCAATTCAAAAAGAAAGCTTTATTGCACAAATTGAAGTAGCTAAAAAATATAAATTACCAGTAGTGATTCACATGAGAGATTCATATGAGGACTTATATGAAATAATAAAAAAATATCATAATGATGTTAAATTTATGATTCATACTTTTAGTGGTGATATTAATTGAGCAAAAAAATTTTATGAATTGGGTTGTTATTTTAGTTTTAGTGGAATCGCAACATATAAAAATGCTAAAAAAACAATTGAAGTTTTAGAATGAATGCCTATTGATAGAATTTTAACTGAAACAGACGCGCCTTTCTTATCCCCGGCAACAAAAAGGGGTAAATTAAATTATCCAAACTATGTTATTCATACTGTTTTATACATAGCAGGAATTAAAAAAATGTCAGTAGAAAAAACAGCTGATCAAATTTTAAAAAATACAAGGGAATTATTCAAAATCAATGTATCAAGAAAATAA
- the rsmA gene encoding 16S rRNA (adenine(1518)-N(6)/adenine(1519)-N(6))-dimethyltransferase RsmA has protein sequence MYQENNIKAKKRFGQNFLVSKEVVDKIIELVKYENKNILEIGPGTGALTKYLSKWADNFFAFEIDKDMQKYLLDNNILDEKQLIKADFLDVNLDEYKNYVIVGNIPYNITSNILFKLFDNRMNFKTVILMVQEEVANRLVAKVNTNEYSKLTLTANYIATITKEFKVDKKLFSPIPKVNSAVIKIVFKQEKNDNYEKMKDFFKLCFLARRKKLSFSLKQKYSIINIENAYRKNNFVESIRIQQLSLEQIINLFNDLEKGKQCI, from the coding sequence ATGTATCAAGAAAATAATATAAAAGCAAAAAAAAGATTTGGTCAAAATTTTTTAGTTAGTAAGGAAGTTGTAGACAAAATTATTGAATTAGTTAAATATGAAAATAAAAATATTCTTGAAATAGGGCCTGGGACAGGGGCTTTAACCAAATATTTATCAAAATGAGCAGATAATTTTTTTGCATTTGAAATTGATAAAGATATGCAAAAATATTTACTTGACAATAATATTCTTGACGAAAAACAACTTATCAAGGCAGATTTTTTAGATGTAAATTTAGACGAATATAAAAATTATGTGATAGTAGGTAATATTCCTTACAACATTACTTCAAATATATTATTTAAATTATTCGATAATCGAATGAATTTTAAAACAGTGATTCTCATGGTACAAGAAGAAGTTGCTAATCGGTTAGTAGCAAAAGTAAATACAAATGAGTATTCTAAATTAACTTTAACAGCAAACTATATTGCAACAATAACTAAAGAATTTAAAGTAGATAAAAAACTTTTTTCTCCTATTCCAAAGGTGAATTCGGCAGTTATAAAAATAGTTTTTAAACAAGAAAAAAATGATAATTATGAAAAAATGAAAGATTTCTTTAAATTATGTTTTTTAGCAAGAAGAAAAAAATTATCCTTTAGTTTGAAACAAAAATATTCAATAATAAATATTGAAAATGCTTATAGAAAAAATAATTTTGTTGAATCAATAAGAATTCAACAATTAAGCTTAGAACAAATAATTAACTTGTTTAACGATTTAGAAAAAGGTAAGCAATGTATATAA
- a CDS encoding NAD(P)H-dependent glycerol-3-phosphate dehydrogenase, which produces MAKIIFIGTGAFASALASVLSYNNHKIVMWGINDEEIIDINKGFNKKYFQEKEFNNTKNIRATNDLESALKNIDYLVLAVPSNAFEVVIPKINKVLKNRKINVLNVAKGIDSKTKKFYSDALKQYFGSNLNNLATLVGPSFAVEVFNSKLTMVNVVGEKKSYISKVASLFENEYFKAFISDDVYGAQLFASLKNVYAIGMGILRALTNDKNPEAALLTLALNEIRNIKKALYKDIKVVNPIDYSFAAIGDTFLTCTSEKSRNFTFGLKIKNLGIEKALESNKTTIEGYRNALIFKELLMKIDYNAPFLDSILEILFKNKEPNLLLDFIEKIKIT; this is translated from the coding sequence ATGGCTAAAATAATTTTTATTGGCACAGGAGCTTTTGCTAGCGCACTTGCTTCAGTATTATCATATAACAATCATAAAATTGTGATGTGAGGAATTAATGACGAAGAAATAATAGATATAAATAAAGGTTTTAATAAGAAATATTTTCAAGAAAAAGAATTTAATAATACAAAAAATATCAGAGCAACAAATGATTTAGAAAGCGCTTTAAAAAATATAGATTATTTAGTTTTAGCTGTACCATCAAATGCTTTTGAAGTTGTAATACCTAAAATAAATAAAGTTTTAAAAAATAGAAAAATTAATGTTCTTAACGTTGCTAAAGGCATTGATTCTAAAACAAAGAAATTTTATTCAGACGCTTTAAAACAATATTTTGGATCAAATTTAAATAATTTAGCAACTTTAGTGGGCCCTTCTTTTGCTGTAGAAGTTTTCAATAGTAAATTAACTATGGTAAATGTAGTTGGAGAAAAAAAATCTTATATTAGTAAAGTAGCGTCTTTATTTGAGAATGAATACTTTAAAGCTTTTATTTCAGATGATGTTTACGGAGCACAGTTATTTGCGTCTTTAAAAAATGTTTATGCTATAGGAATGGGTATTTTAAGAGCTTTGACAAATGATAAAAATCCTGAAGCTGCTTTGTTGACTTTAGCTCTTAATGAAATAAGAAATATCAAAAAAGCTCTCTATAAAGATATTAAGGTTGTTAATCCAATAGATTATTCTTTTGCTGCTATAGGAGATACTTTCTTAACATGTACTTCTGAGAAAAGTAGAAATTTTACTTTCGGTTTAAAAATAAAAAATTTGGGTATAGAAAAAGCATTAGAATCTAATAAAACAACAATAGAAGGTTATAGAAATGCTTTAATTTTTAAGGAATTATTAATGAAAATAGATTATAATGCGCCTTTTTTAGACAGCATTTTGGAAATTCTTTTTAAAAATAAAGAACCTAATTTATTATTAGATTTCATTGAAAAAATAAAAATCACATAA
- a CDS encoding MAG0110 family membrane protein produces the protein MDNLYNNNSYTEADAKPKLIKKTLFSSSMMWFAIDLIIALVSGFIFSSITPIVNFVYNTIAGSITIIVAAVVLIVLLFVFNSQRNKYKVKSMIVTSIISMILLGFTVLMSVCYAIKINTSLENPSFLLAVFLIPAAFMFFMGLIGALNLIKIKIVYPLMIIAFLALLISSIVSWFIFNNTLEIVIVCLGIVLTALYMAIDWFIMLKTNKKLNEMLDSEYKRKEILVSGIYFGLHFAFDYVYMLAYIARLLGRK, from the coding sequence ATGGATAATCTTTACAATAACAATTCCTATACTGAAGCTGATGCAAAACCAAAATTAATTAAAAAAACTTTATTTTCTTCAAGCATGATGTGATTTGCAATTGATTTAATAATTGCCCTTGTTTCAGGTTTTATATTTTCTTCAATTACTCCTATAGTGAATTTTGTCTACAATACTATAGCAGGATCTATAACAATTATTGTTGCTGCAGTTGTTTTAATAGTTTTACTTTTTGTTTTTAATAGTCAAAGAAACAAATACAAAGTTAAAAGCATGATTGTAACTAGCATTATTTCCATGATATTACTGGGTTTTACAGTCTTAATGTCAGTTTGCTATGCTATAAAAATCAATACCTCTTTAGAAAATCCCTCTTTTCTTTTAGCAGTATTTTTAATACCAGCAGCTTTCATGTTTTTCATGGGCTTAATAGGAGCATTAAATTTAATTAAAATCAAGATAGTTTATCCTTTGATGATAATTGCTTTTCTAGCCTTATTAATTTCTTCAATTGTTTCATGATTCATTTTCAACAATACTTTGGAAATAGTAATTGTTTGTTTAGGAATAGTTTTAACAGCTCTATATATGGCAATTGATTGATTTATAATGCTTAAGACAAATAAAAAATTAAACGAAATGTTAGATAGTGAATACAAAAGAAAAGAAATTTTGGTTTCTGGAATATATTTTGGTTTACACTTTGCCTTCGACTATGTTTATATGCTTGCTTATATCGCTAGATTGTTAGGTAGAAAATAA
- a CDS encoding ribonuclease J, which yields MTPTRIIPIGGVQEIGKSTLIVEHDKHIFIIDAGVKFADVATTGIRSIIPNYAYLKAKAKNIEGLFITHGHEDHIGGVVHLVKEVHIKKIFAPRISIQYLKLKFEEHKITNKITFIETEKEAVHTFGDCKVDFWTAQHSIPDAFGIRITTPNGSIMCTGDFRFDYNPIGSSFTDFAKLDQIGKDGLTILMSDSTNAMRPMHSPSENDILRDIEKYMRFATKKTIITAFASNLTRVTAIIELAEKLKKKVIAFGRSMIQGIEIGNKLGYIDVNQGVFINKKDLNSIPSKDLVIITTGSQGEQLAALSRMSLGKHHHVKIEKDDMIIFSSSPIPGNRMVIELLVNRLAKLGAIIKENGVDGYLHTSGHAYKHEHDKIFQLTKPKFFMPYHGEYRMLIVHGESAVRNGVRAENIIIPKLGKVYNMVNQRVYETDENVEFGPIYIDGNTILSLNNNLLKERAALAENGFVSIVLSIDSENNNVSSRPSLISRGSFFVKNSTDIVEEAKRIAHGAALYYIRNVENWTVIELKNIIKERLENYFYKQKRRKPVIMPIILFSNDENDEEFNNSPIKFTKNTNFEAEETKETLKLLNQVKNDIFGSIDEIDDDFLEDEDEE from the coding sequence ATGACACCAACTAGGATTATACCTATTGGTGGTGTGCAAGAAATTGGCAAGTCAACTCTTATTGTCGAACATGATAAACATATTTTTATAATCGACGCAGGCGTTAAATTTGCTGATGTTGCCACTACAGGTATTAGAAGCATTATACCTAATTACGCTTATTTGAAAGCAAAAGCAAAAAATATTGAAGGTCTTTTTATAACGCATGGACACGAAGATCACATTGGTGGAGTGGTTCATTTAGTTAAAGAAGTTCACATAAAGAAAATTTTTGCTCCAAGAATATCTATTCAATATTTAAAACTTAAATTTGAAGAACATAAAATAACTAACAAAATAACTTTTATTGAAACAGAAAAAGAAGCTGTTCATACTTTTGGAGATTGTAAAGTTGATTTTTGAACTGCTCAGCATTCGATTCCTGATGCTTTTGGTATAAGAATCACAACACCTAATGGTTCAATAATGTGTACAGGAGATTTTAGATTCGACTATAACCCTATAGGTTCTTCTTTTACTGATTTTGCTAAATTAGATCAAATTGGAAAAGATGGTTTGACAATTTTAATGAGTGATTCTACTAACGCCATGAGACCAATGCATTCACCTAGCGAAAACGATATCCTAAGAGATATTGAAAAATACATGCGCTTTGCTACTAAAAAAACTATAATAACTGCTTTTGCTTCAAATTTAACAAGAGTCACTGCAATAATAGAATTAGCTGAAAAGTTAAAGAAAAAAGTTATTGCTTTTGGACGTTCAATGATTCAAGGAATAGAAATAGGTAATAAATTAGGATACATTGACGTTAATCAAGGTGTTTTTATCAACAAAAAAGATCTTAATTCTATTCCTTCGAAAGACTTAGTAATTATCACTACTGGTAGTCAAGGCGAACAATTAGCTGCTCTCTCCAGAATGTCTTTAGGCAAACATCATCATGTTAAAATTGAAAAAGATGATATGATAATTTTTTCATCTTCACCAATTCCGGGAAATAGAATGGTAATTGAATTATTAGTTAATAGACTTGCTAAATTAGGTGCTATTATCAAAGAAAATGGTGTTGACGGCTATTTACATACTTCTGGGCATGCTTATAAACATGAACATGATAAAATTTTTCAACTAACTAAACCTAAATTTTTTATGCCTTACCATGGAGAATATAGAATGCTAATTGTTCATGGCGAAAGTGCAGTTAGAAATGGCGTTAGAGCTGAAAATATTATTATTCCTAAGTTAGGTAAAGTTTACAACATGGTAAACCAAAGAGTCTATGAAACAGATGAAAACGTCGAATTTGGACCAATTTATATTGATGGAAATACTATTTTGAGCCTGAATAATAATCTACTTAAAGAAAGAGCAGCTTTAGCAGAAAATGGTTTTGTCAGCATCGTTCTTTCAATCGATAGTGAAAATAATAATGTTTCATCAAGACCTTCACTAATTAGTAGAGGAAGTTTTTTCGTTAAAAATTCTACGGATATTGTTGAAGAAGCTAAAAGAATAGCTCATGGAGCTGCTCTGTACTATATTAGAAATGTAGAAAATTGAACAGTTATAGAACTAAAAAATATAATTAAAGAACGTTTAGAAAATTATTTTTATAAGCAAAAAAGAAGAAAACCAGTTATTATGCCAATTATTCTTTTTTCAAATGATGAAAACGATGAAGAATTCAATAATAGTCCAATAAAATTTACTAAAAATACAAATTTTGAGGCGGAAGAAACTAAAGAAACGTTAAAATTATTAAACCAAGTTAAAAATGATATATTTGGCTCAATAGATGAAATCGATGATGATTTTCTCGAAGATGAGGATGAAGAATAA